The region CCACCCGCAGGATGGCGCCGCGCAACGGGGTGTCGCTCCGCGAGCGCAAGACGATGCGTGCCGGAAGGCCTGCCGCGATGCCACCCGCGCGGGTCTGGTCGAACCGCGCGTTGATCCAGAGCTCAGCCGGATCGACGATTTCCACGACGGCTTGCCCGGCCACCACGGTTGTGCCCGGTTCGGCCAGGCGGCGGACAACCAGTCCGGCCCTTGGGGCAATCAGGCGCAAGTTGGCCTTCTGCTCTTGCAGGGCTGCACGTTCCGCCCCGGTACGGCCTCGGTCCTGTACAGCTGCCGAACGGTTGGCCTGCGCGGCGGCAAGTGCCGCCTCGGCGGCTGCCAGGGCCTGGCGTCGCTGGTCCAGTGCTGCGCGGGTCAGCCAGCCGCCCCGGAACAGTTCTTCCCCGCGCGCTGCTTCGCTGCGCGCCAGGGCAAGGCGCGCGCTGGCATCGGCCACTTGCGAGGCCGCCGCCTGCTCCAGCGCGGCAGAGCGACCGGCGCTGCCCGATGCGGCGGCGATGCGCTGGTCAAGATCGATCGGGTCGATCACGGCCAGCACCTGCCCGGCTTCGACCCGCTCGCCCACATCAACCGCCAGGCTGGCGACGCGTCCCGGCGCGGTCGGCCCGATCCGGTGGATATAGCGCGCTTCCACGGTGCCGATCCCGAACAAGGCTGGCGTGATCGCGCGCTCCTCCACCTGAACGACCGTTACCTTGACCGGAGCCAGCGGACCGGAGCGCAAGGCGACGAAGCCAAGCAGGAGCACCAGTGCGGCAAGCACGACCACCAACAACAGGGCGCGGCGGCTTTGCGGCAAGGCTATGCGCATGGCGAGGCTCCCAGGCTCTGTTGGAACAAGCCGAACAAGCGCCGGGCAAGGACCGGCATGGCCGTAAAATCATCGACCGCGAGACCCTGCATGACCATGCCTTGCACCATGGCGAGGAACAGCACAGTCGCGGCTTCAACATCAGTGGTGTCCGCGATAGCACCTGCCTCGCGGGCAGATTGAAGTTCGCGCGCCACGCGCGCCCGGTATCCAGCCATCAGCTGGCGGGCGATAGCCTTGGTCGGGGTATCGCCGGCGCGCTGCAGTTCGCCAAACAGGATGCGCGGCACGCCCGGCTGTTCGATGACGAAATCGACATGGGCGGCCAGCATCGCCTCGAGCCGGGTGAGCGGCGGGCTGTCCGGCAGGACGTCGAAGCGGTGGTTGAGTTCGCCGCAGGTCCATTCGAGCACAGCGGTCCAGATCGCCATCTTGTCCGGAAAGTGCCGGAACAGCGCGCCCTGTGACACGCCCATCGCCGAGGCGATTTGCCCGGTGGTCATCGCGGTCGGATCATGGGTTGCCGCCAACTCGATCACGGTCGCCACGGTCTCGGCCCGGCGCAGGTCGGCGGAGAGATAGGGACGGTTCATGACCATACTCTGCCACAAAGAAAGCGACTGGTCACTTTTCTTTTTTAGCAGTGCGGTTATGGTGCGGTGATCACCACAGGAGACCCGCGATGACCGAAGCCCCCCACCATCACGCCGATGCCCTCAAGTATGAAGACTGGGCCGGCGAAATGGGGGCGCGCTGGCTCGCCAACCTCACGGGCTTTGAAAGTACGATTGCGCCGGCGGGCGAGGCGCTGCTGGCCCAAGCTGCCTACCAGCCCGGCGAACGCGTGGTGGACATCGGCTTCGGCGGTGGGGCGACCAGCCTTGCCATTGCTCAAGCCGTCGCCCCGCAAGGTGAAGTCGTCGGCATCGATATTTCACCCGACCTAGCCGCTGCGACGGCGCGCCGTGCGGCGGCTGCCGGAATTGCCAATGCGCGCTTCATTTGCGCCGATGCGGCGACCGTTGCCTTGCCGGAGATGCCGTTCGACCGGCTGTGTTCACGCTTTGGCTCGATGTTCTTTTCCGAGCCGGTCCCAGCCTTCGCAAACCTGCGAGGCCTGCTGAAGGCCGGGGACGGCTCGATCTTGCCGTCTGGGGGCCGCCGCAGCAGAATCCCTGGATGCTTGAAGGCATGGCCGTCGCCCGCCGTCATATCGAAATGCCTGCGCCCGTGCCGCGCGCGCCGGGACCGTTTGCCTTTGAAGATCGGGACTACATGGAAGAAACGCTGGTCGCCGCAGGCTTCAGCAATGTGAATATCGTTGCGACCAAGGGAGAGCTGCCCGTCGGCGGTCCTGGCGCCACGCCGCAGCAGGCACAGGCCTTCGTGCGCCACGCACTC is a window of Novosphingobium sp. THN1 DNA encoding:
- a CDS encoding efflux RND transporter periplasmic adaptor subunit gives rise to the protein MRIALPQSRRALLLVVVLAALVLLLGFVALRSGPLAPVKVTVVQVEERAITPALFGIGTVEARYIHRIGPTAPGRVASLAVDVGERVEAGQVLAVIDPIDLDQRIAAASGSAGRSAALEQAAASQVADASARLALARSEAARGEELFRGGWLTRAALDQRRQALAAAEAALAAAQANRSAAVQDRGRTGAERAALQEQKANLRLIAPRAGLVVRRLAEPGTTVVAGQAVVEIVDPAELWINARFDQTRAGGIAAGLPARIVLRSRSDTPLRGAILRVEPVADAVTEEVLAKVSFDAGAALPPIGELAEVTVGLPARERTLALPNAAIHRIGSAVGVWAMRDGDLEFVSLKLGAEDSDGWVQVLDGLARGDQVILHSARPLTASSRITVVDKLP
- a CDS encoding TetR/AcrR family transcriptional regulator, whose product is MNRPYLSADLRRAETVATVIELAATHDPTAMTTGQIASAMGVSQGALFRHFPDKMAIWTAVLEWTCGELNHRFDVLPDSPPLTRLEAMLAAHVDFVIEQPGVPRILFGELQRAGDTPTKAIARQLMAGYRARVARELQSAREAGAIADTTDVEAATVLFLAMVQGMVMQGLAVDDFTAMPVLARRLFGLFQQSLGASPCA
- a CDS encoding class I SAM-dependent methyltransferase → MTEAPHHHADALKYEDWAGEMGARWLANLTGFESTIAPAGEALLAQAAYQPGERVVDIGFGGGATSLAIAQAVAPQGEVVGIDISPDLAAATARRAAAAGIANARFICADAATVALPEMPFDRLCSRFGSMFFSEPVPAFANLRGLLKAGDGSILPSGGRRSRIPGCLKAWPSPAVISKCLRPCRARRDRLPLKIGTTWKKRWSPQASAM